CCGGCCGCAGCGAAAGCAGGGCGGTTCCCCCCGCAGCCAACAACCACGCCTTTAGAGGTTTTGCCGTTGCGGCCAGTGTGCTGGCGGTAGCGGTAGGCGGGTGGCAGTTTTTGCCGCAAAGCGGCAGCGGCGGTTCGGCAGTAGCCGGGAAGGCCGCCCCTTCGGATCGGTCGGAGATTGTTTCGGTGGGCGGTAAAGCCGCTCCGGCCAAGAGTGATGCGGTAGCCAATGCAGAAGCGCAGGGAACGGTGGTGCCCAATGCCGCCCGCGCCAACCAGGCCGGTGCTGCCGAAAAGCAAAGTGCTGTGAGGGTGGAAAAACTGCCCGAAGCCGGAGCAGCCAGCGCGGCGGAATAATTTGTGCTGTTTGGCAATAGGCAGGAGAGAGGCCGTCTGAAAAAGTTTTCAGACGGCCTGTTTGTTTTGTAATCATGCCTAATCGTTTTTCTCAATTGTTTTTGCAGCAAAAAGATATTGGGCCAAGCCAGGGTATCTGTTGTGGGCGCGGCAGAATACGGCCGGGCCGGTGTTTGACGGGCTCAATCTGCTTTGTGTTTTTGAAAGAAACAAAGGCTCTGACGGAAAAAAACGGCTGACACGGGTGCTGTTAAACGTGGAAGCTTTCGCCGCAGCCGCATTCGTCTTTCACATTGGGGTTTTGGAACTTAAAGCCTTCCTGCAAGCCTTCTTTGGTGTAGTCCAATTCCGTGCCGTCAAGATAAATATGGCTTTTCGGATCAACGAATATTTTTACGCCGAAACCTTCAAACACCAAATCTTCGGGCTGCACGGTGTCTGCAAATTCCAAAGTATAGGCCATGCCGGAGCAGCCGCTGGTTTTCACGCCCAAGCGGATGCCTTCGCCTTTGCCGCGTTTGGTTAAAAAGGTTTGGATATGGTCGGCAGCTTTTTTGGTTAGGGTAATCATGGTTTTATCCTTGTGATGCCAAAATATTGCAGGTTGTGCGTCAGCTGGGTAACGGTTTAAACGGGCGGGTATATAGCAAGCCTTAGGGTCTGCCGACAATTGGCCGGCGAAGCGGTTTTTTGAGGCAAAAAACGTGTATGCAAGGCAAAAAGCACAACAAGGTTGAACACCTTGCGAGCATTTTTAACGCCGCAGACGGGGGGAATTTGACCAAAAATACCGCCGTTGCGTTAATTGTCGACAGCCCCTAGGCTTGGGTTTGCCGTTTCGCCCAAGCTACTGCGGCGGCGACGGCGGTTTTGGCCTGCGGGCTGTTTTTCCGGCAGATCGAGCCGGTTAGGGCCGCGCCTTGTTGCAAAATATCGTTAACGGCGGCGCGGACGAGCTTGGCGGCATCGTCCAAACCCATTTGCTGCAAACGCTGCAACACGGTTTTGCCTATGCCTTTTTCGGCCAATAGGGATTGGGTTTCCGCTTCGGTAAAAGGCATGGCGATTCCTTTCTGAAATGCGTTTTCAGACGGCCTTGCGTGTTTTTAACCGTTGCAGGCCGTCTGAGCGGTTAAACGCCGTTTTTCTTTTTATAGTCGGAAACGGCGGCTTTAATCGCGTCTTCGGCCAAAATCGAGCAGTGTACTTTCACCGGGGGCAGCTCCAGCTCTTCGGCGATTTCACTGTTTTTGATGGCCAGCGCTTCATCGAGGCTTTTGCCTTTCACCCATTCGGTGATCAATGAAGAAGAGGCGATGGCCGAGCCGCAGCCGTAGGTTTTGAACTTGGCGTCTTCAATCACGCCTTGCCCGTTTACTTTGATTTGCAGCTTCATCACATCGCCGCAGGCGGGTGCGCCGACCATGCCGGTGCCGACCGATTCATCGTTTTTGTCGAACGAGCCGACATTGCGGGGGTTTTCGTAGTGGTCGATTACTTTGCTGCTGTATGCCATGATGTGTTTCCTTGTGGTTTGGTTTATAAGATTATTTAAGGCCGTCTGAAAAGAAATTCAAGGCGGCTGGGGGCTTGCTGTGTGGTTTGAAAGGTTTGCTTAAAAGGGTTGGGGGTTGCCGGTTTTTTCAAACCAACCCGCGTTTATTCGATATGGAAAACGGCTTCGGGGGCATGCGCGGCTTCGCCGTAATCTTCATCGCGCCCGAACAGTGCCGGTTTGTCGGGCAGACTGTTGGCGGGATATTCCGCTTGGGGGCGGATAAGCGTCAAGCCGGGCGGATGTTCAAGGCCGGTGCAGTGTTTGCGGATTTCGTTTACTTCTTTTGCGCTTAGGGGGTCGGGTTTGCCCATGCTGGTATGGTTGCCGTACATTTCGCTGCCGATCATCAGCAGTTTGCCGTTTTGGAAGCGGCCTTCCCAAGATTGTTGATCCTGCATGGCTTCTTCACTCATATTAATCCACACATGGTCGCGCGGCCTGCCGATGTCGAAACGGGTAATCTGCCAGCCGCCTTCCCGGCGCGGGTAGCCGAAAAACAGATAGCGGTGTTTCAAGGGCAGCGTTTCATGC
This genomic interval from Neisseria musculi contains the following:
- the iscA gene encoding iron-sulfur cluster assembly protein IscA codes for the protein MITLTKKAADHIQTFLTKRGKGEGIRLGVKTSGCSGMAYTLEFADTVQPEDLVFEGFGVKIFVDPKSHIYLDGTELDYTKEGLQEGFKFQNPNVKDECGCGESFHV
- the iscU gene encoding Fe-S cluster assembly scaffold IscU; the protein is MAYSSKVIDHYENPRNVGSFDKNDESVGTGMVGAPACGDVMKLQIKVNGQGVIEDAKFKTYGCGSAIASSSLITEWVKGKSLDEALAIKNSEIAEELELPPVKVHCSILAEDAIKAAVSDYKKKNGV
- a CDS encoding recombinase RecA yields the protein MPFTEAETQSLLAEKGIGKTVLQRLQQMGLDDAAKLVRAAVNDILQQGAALTGSICRKNSPQAKTAVAAAVAWAKRQTQA
- a CDS encoding sigma-E factor negative regulatory protein; the encoded protein is MNQNKDYEFVSAAMDDDGLSEEILDKLLSDSEARQKWREYHFIRDCLQCSKPAAREETVSVSRESITAVVQTVAVKQSGRSESRAVPPAANNHAFRGFAVAASVLAVAVGGWQFLPQSGSGGSAVAGKAAPSDRSEIVSVGGKAAPAKSDAVANAEAQGTVVPNAARANQAGAAEKQSAVRVEKLPEAGAASAAE